The genomic segment GAGATCACGTTTTACGGGCTGTTCGATCACAGGCGAAGTACGGAAACAATACCACGGGGGTTGGGTCCTTTCTGAGTGGAGGAACAGACAGCAGCACGGTCAGCGGAATGCTGGGGCAGGTACTGCAGAAACCCGCGCCTACTTTTTCAATCGGATTCAAGGAGCACGGTTTCAACGAGATAGAGTATGCCCGCATTGCAGCGCGTCACTTTGGCACAGACTACCACGACTATTTCGTCAGTCCCGAGGACACGGCCAAAATAATCCCAGAACTCGTATCAGCCTATGATGAGCCTTTCGGAAACGCCTCTGCGGTACCTGCATACTACTGCGCCAAACTCGCGCACGACGCCGGCATTGAAACTTTGCTGGCCGGCGACGGTGGGGATGAATTGTTCGGTGGTAATACCCGATATGCCACGGACAAGGTCTTCGAGGTATATCAAACCTTGCCCCACTGGCTGCGCACGCGCTGCCTTGAGCCAATTGTTCTCGGCATACCAGTGCCGGAACGTGGTGTTCTTGGAAAGGCAAGGAAATACATGCGCCGCTCCAACCTCCCTCAGCCCATGCGCTTTTTCTCCTATAACCTCCTCTATACTGTGGATCCCCACGAGATTTTTGCGGACGACTTCCTCTCAACGCTCACGGGGGATCCCGGACTTGAAGTGGCAGCCAGACATTACGAGGATGTACCTGCCACATCGATGCTCAACCGCCTGCTTCATGTCGATCTCAAGATTACAATTACCGACAATGATCTCCGGAAGGTTACCCGGATGTGCGAATTGGCCAATGTGAAGGTCCGATTTCCAATGCTTGATCTTGAGTTAGTCGAATTCAGCGGAAGGATTCCCGCAGATCTGAAAGTAAGAGGATTCGAAAAGCGCTTTATTTTCAAAGAAGCCTTCAAAAACTTCCTTCCGCAGGAGATACTCAGAAAGAAGAAACATGGATTCGGACTCCCCGTGAGCGCCTGGCTCCGTGAAGATCCGCACCTGAACCAATTGAGCCAAGATACTCTACTCAGCAAATCGTCCCTGCAGCGGGGATACTTCAGACCCGCCTTTCTGCGTAAACTCTTTGCGCTCCACGGAACCGACCATACCAATTTCTTCGGCGACAACATCTGGGTTTTTCTAATGCTCGAACTGTGGCATCAGGCACAGCATCCAGATTGAAATGAGGACAAAGAGTGTTCTCTCTGCAGTGGCTGAGTTTTCGTATCAGACGGGATTGGCGAACGTCTTTCGCTGGGTCGGCAATTTCTTGCAACTGAGGCGCGATAGTGCAGCAAGAGTTACCTTCCCATACGTCGAAAAGAGACAAGCTCGAAACTTCCAGATTTTCACCTACCACCGCTTGTCAGCGCACCCTGACCCTTTCTTTCCGGGTCTTCCGATCACTGTCTTCGAGCAGCAGATACGCTATCTAACGCGCTATCACCGCGTGGTTGAATTGGGGCAACTCCTTCGAGATATCGAGAGAGGAGAGCCGATCCCTAGAAATGCAGTGGCCCTGACCTTCGACGATGGCTATCGTGACAACTACGAGCTAGCCTTCCCCATCCTTCAAGAGTACGGCGCCCCAGCCACGATTTTCCTCACGACCGGCTTTTTGGATCGCCACGACGTTCTGTGGAATGACAAAATCTGCTTCGCGTTCAAGCATACATCGAAATCCGGCATTGCATTCGATACCGGTGGCCGCACCTATTACCCGCTGAAGACTGTTGAGGACCGGCTTCGAGCAGCTCAGGAGATATTGTGGTTTATGCGCCACATACCTCATTATGAAAAGGTCGAACGGATCGATCAGCTCCTTTCAAATCTCGGCATCAGCGATTTCCGATACCTTTGGGACACGATGTTGAGCTGGGAGCACGTCCTGAGCATGCACCGCCAGGGGATCGCATTTGGCGCCCATACTGTATCGCATCCAATTCTTTCCCGCCTTGCGCTCGCACAGGCTCAGGAAGAGATCATGGGCTCCAAGACAACCATTGAACTCCAGTTGGGTTGCCCCGTCGAACTGTTTGCCTATCCGGCGGGAGCCTCTCAGGACTATACGGAGGACCTCAAGAGGCTTCTCGTTGACGCAGGATTCAAGGCCGCGGTCACAACAAACTTCGGCACTAACACAGCACGGACAGATCGTTTCGAACTGCGCCGCAACTGGATGCTCGACGATCCCCACCTGTCTGGGTTCGCGGCCAGGATCCTCTGGTACAAGTTCTCATCATGAAATCGTCTTCTCACTCTGAATCATGCGCGACTATCTCGTAATTGCCTTCGTTCTTGCCTGCCTGCCTGTAGGTCTGTACAGCCCCTACTTCGGCCTCCTTTTCTATTCGTGGATCAGCTATTTTTATCCGCAATGGCTCGCATGGTCATTTGCCCGGACATTTCCGATCGCGTATGCGGCAGGCTTGAGTCTGCTGGCAGGCTTCATTCTCAACCGCCTGCCAGGGGAGTTAAGCCTGTTGCGCAGGCGGGAAAATGCCGTGCAGATTGCACTTCTTGCCATGTTCACTCTTTCCAGCTATTTTTCTCTGTACCCGGCAATGGCATGGGACAAGTGGGAGGGTATGGTCAAGGTCATCCTCATCGCAATGCTGACCTCTGTACTGATCACCGATCGTGCGAGGCTTCGGACCTTTCTGTTGGTCGTCGCCTTGTCCCTTGGATTCTATGGATTCAAGGGCGGGCTTTTCGGGCTCAGCAATTCGGGTCAGAACATTGTCTGGGGGCCGGGAAGTTCTATCATAGGAGCAAACAACGCTATCGGCCTCGCACTCAACATGTGCCTCCCGATGCTCTGGTATCTCTCGAAAGGCGAAAAACGGAAGTGGCTGAAGCTGGGCCTGCGCCTTACCTTTTTGCTTTCCATACCTGCCATCATGTTCACGTATTCCCGCGGGAGCACGCTGGCCCTTGGTATAATTCTCCTGCTTCTGATCCTGAAAAGCAGGAAGAGGTTCCTCGTATTGCCTCTGGCGGTTGCCCTGGGCATCGCCGCATTCCCGTATCTTCCCCAGAGATGGTTGACTCGCCAGCAATCCACGGTCAATTACGAAGACGATGAGTCGGCCGTCGCCCGTTTGATGGAATGGAAATTCTGCTGGCGCGTTGCGACCGACAGACCTCTAACCGGAGGGGGATTCAGTCTATACACCAACGCAACATACCGGAAATATTACCCCGAATTTCTGGAAGTATATGGGAAGCGCTTTTCCTCTCATAGCATCTACTTCGGCATTCTGGCGGAGCACGGGTTCATCGCGTTGGCGCTTTTTCTTATGATGATGGCTTTCTCCTTCCACAGTTTGTTAGTGATTTCGCGCCGAGTCAGGGGTCAACCACAATTGCAATGGTTGAAAAATTACAGCGACATGATCCAGCTCAGCCTGATCGCCTTTCTGATCAACGGGGCTTTTGTGGATATGCAATATTTTGACCTGGTTTATCAACTGCCGGCGGTGGTCGCGAGCATGCGCTTTCTTACGCGGAAAGCCCTGGAAGGGGAAGCTGTGGAATCGGCCGGCTTTGTTCCCGAGGTACGACCGGCCCTTGTGTCCTGAGTGTGCGGCCGCGGAGCCGGAAGGGGGAGCCCCTAGTGAGCCTCGAGATCCGCGCTGCGGACTATGATGCAGACCGTCTCGCAATTATCGACCTAGTTGTCAGGAACCTGGCCCCAAGCTACGATGAAGCAACGTTCGAGTGGCTTTACCTGAGCCATCCCGCCGGAGTAGCGCGTGCATGGCTGGCATTCGATACCGTCGCGAGACAATGCATCGGCTTGGCCGCAGCATTTCCCCGTCAGCTCCATGTGTCTGGACGGCTTCATCGCTGCTGGGTCCTGGGAGACTTCTGTATTGACGCCGGATACCGGAGCCTGGGGCCCGCAATGATGCTCCAGCGCAGGTGTCTCGAAGAAGCGCGGCAGTGCGTGGCTCTTTCGTATGACTTCCCCAGCCAGGAAATGCTTGCTGTATACAAGAGAATGAATGTCCAGGAGTCCGGCCGCTTCTGTCGCTTCGCAAAACTCCTCAGTGTGGAGGGCATAGTCGCTCGCGTGTTGCCCGCACCGGCTATTGGTCGCAGCTTAAGCGCCTTGGGCAATGCATTGCTGTCGTTGGGTGCCACTCTCAGCAGGCCTGGTCGAGGATGCGAGGTCGTGGCGTTTGAGAGCCGCTTTGGGGAGGAATTCACCATCTTGGATCACGAGATGCACGACCGGTTCAAAATCTGCGGCTCGCGCTCCGCGGCGGAACTAAACTGGCGCTACCGGGAACATCCACGAAAACACTACGAAGTCCTGGTTGCCTCAAGAGGGGCACGCGTTCTCTCCTATCTTGTATTCAGATGTGAAGGAAATCATGCGGTGCTCGAGGACATCTTTGGTGATCCTGATGAAGGTAGTCTCCGGTTGCTTCTGACCAGGCTCTCCGATGGCTTGCGACGCCGTGGCATCCAGAGCATTCATGCTTATGCCCTCGAGACAGGCACGCTCTCTTCAATCCTCGGCAAAGTCGGTTTCCGACGGCGCGAAAGCGTACCGGTGGTCATCATTGCCGGAAGCAGGAGTGGGATTTGCAGCAGCGCCCCCGATGCCCGGAACTGGTTCCTGACCCCCGGCGACCGGGATAGTTGAGTTCCTGTTTCACAGAATCGTTCTCTGTCACGCCCATGGCATCATGATCACGGGAAGGTTATGACCACAGACGATTACAGAAATGCGATCCGTTCGTTCATCCTGTCGCACTTTCCTTTGGCCCGCCAGAGATCCATACTCGATGATGATCCACTTCTCGACAGCGGTATCGTGGATTCCCTGGGGGTCCTGGAGCTAGTCGGATATCTGGAAAGCAAGTTCGGCCTTACCATTACTGACGAAGAACTCCTGCCCGGCAACTTCCAATCGATATCGTCACTGGCAAGGTTCGTCGTTCAAAAGAAGGACGGTGCTGCCACCTTGAACCTGAAGGAGTAGATGTGGATTTCCTACTGAGCCACATGTTGAAAACAAGTGCCCGGCGGTTTCCCGAAAAGGAGGCGCTGGTACACGGCGATCAGCGACTCACATATCTCGAGGCTTCGAAGAAAGTCGCGAGGCTGGCGCACGGTCTCCGCGAGATCGGAACCCGCAGGGGGGATCGGGTCGGCGTGTATCTGGAGGCGTCGGTGCCGCAAGCGCTTGCCATCTTGGGCATATGGGAGGCGGGCGGAGTCTTGGTGCCCGTCAACTCAGTCCTCTTTCCCGATCAGTTGGCTCACATCGCCAACGATTGCCGGATGAAGGGATTGATAACAACCGGCGCCAAACTCTCGGGCATCTCACGCGTGCTGGCAAGCATTCCGTCGCTTGAGTTCGCTGTCCTCGTTGATTCGTCCGGCGAATCCGGTCAGCTGCTGCCCGTTCATTCCTTCGACCGGCTGTGTTCGGCCCAGCCCCCGGAGCACGGAACTGAGGCGAGTATCGAGAAGGACCTGGCCGCCATTCTCTATACCTCGGGCTCGACCGGCAAACCCAAAGGGGTAATGCTGACGCACGCCCAGATCATGGCAGGGGCGTCCATCGTTTCTACGTATCTGGAGATCAGTGATTCAGACCGAATTCTTGCAGTCCTACCTTTCAGCTTCGACGCGGGCCTGAATCAGCTCACCACCGCGATTCAACAAGGCGCGACCCTGGTACTGATGAACTTTTTATTTGCCAAAGAGATAGTGCAGGTGCTCCTCAAGGAGCGCGTCACCGGGCTGGCAGGTGTTCCGACGCTCTGGAGCCTGATCGCCCAACCCAGCTCCGCTCTGCATAAGCATCAGTTCCCCTGTCTGCGCTATATTACGAATACCGGTGGCGCCATGCCGCAGAATGTGCTGGCGGTGCTCCGCAAGGCACTTCCTACAACGAGAATCTTCCTGATGTACGGTTTGACTGAAGCCTTCCGCTCGACCTATCTGCCGCCTGAGGAACTTGATCGGCGCCCGACGTCGATTGGCAAGGCAATACCGAATACCGAGATTCTTGTAGTGAACGAACAGGGCCAGCCGTGCAAACCTGGCGAGGTCGGCGAGCTGGTGCATCGGGGACCGACCGTATCCCTTGGTTATTGGGGTCATCCGGAGCTTACGGATCGAGTGCTGAGGACACATCCACTTCTGCCACCCGAGCTGCGCGAAGGTGAAAAAGTCTGTTATTCGGGAGACCTGGTAAAACAGGACGAGGACGGGTTCATTTACTTCGTAGGTCGGCGCGACACCATGATCAAGTCCTCCGGCTTTCGCATCAGCCCTACCGAGGTGGAGGAAGTCTTATTCCAGAGCGGTCTGGTGCGCGGAGCGGCGGTGATCGGCTTGCCGGATGAAGTCCTGGGCCAGCACATCAAGGCCTTCGTGGTTGCGAAAGAAGGATCGATGGTGGATGTGGATGCACTGCTCACTTTCTGCGCCGAGCGCATGCCCCGCCACATGATTCCTAAGGTAGTGGAATGCCTGGAGGAGCTGCCGAAGACAACCAGCGGCAAGGTCGATTATCCGGCCTTGCGAAAGCGGGAAGGGCTTCTTTAAACGCGTGAACCCTCCAGGCCTTGCGCATTTTCTTGTCCATAAATACTATGGCGGATCGAATGCTGAGCTACGCATCGGCGGAATACCCGTGCGGACGATTGCCGAAAGATACGGCACTCCCTTTTTCCTCTATGATAGGGGCATAATCGAGACCAAGTTCGAAAATTTGAGGAGATGCCTGCCCGAAGGCTTTGAGATTTATTACTCAGTCAAGGCAAATCCCAACCAGGCCGTCCTCAGCTTCTTTTTGGAGCGTGGGTGTGGGCTGGAAATTGCGTCAGCGGGAGAGTTTCATCAGGCCATAATTGCCGGCGCATCACCGAGGCGCATTTTGTACGCGGGACCAAGCAAAACCGAGGATGAACTCGAATATGTTTTGGAAGCAGGCATCGGAGAGATTCATGTTGAATCCCTGCGTGAGTTTGAACGCATCAGCAGTATATGCGTGCGGCGCGGACTGCGTGCGCGTCTGGCTCTACGCATAAACCCAGGCGCCGAAGCCCAGGGAGGAGCCATGCGCATGGGCGGCAAGCCCGCTCCCTTCGGGGTTGACGAAGAGAGTGCCGACCTGCTGGTAGATCGAATCTTCTCCGATCCGGCGGTTGATTTTCGCGGAATTCATCTATTTGCAGGAACGCAGATCCTGGATCACGAAGTCGTTCTCAACCAATATAAAAAAGCGCTGGATATCGCCGTGCGGATTGGTCGGCGTCTGATGCGCCCTCTGTCGACCATCGACTTTGGCGGCGGGTTGGGGATACCTTACTTTTCCCACGAAACGGAACTTGATCTCGATGCGCTCAGGACAGGTCTCCGGGAGTTGGTGCACGACGCACGCGGCAATCCCTGGCTGCAACAGACGAGATTTGTAGTCGAGCCGGGCCGTTTCCTTGTCGGCGATGCCGGGCTCTATGTCACGAAGGTCAACGACATCAAGGTCTCACGCGGCAAGACCTTCCTGATCGTGGATGGGGGGATGAATCATCATTTGGCCGCCTCGGGTAACCTGGGGCAGACAATCAAGCGCAACTATCCGGTCGCATTGATCAACCGGCTGACGTCACTCCCCGAAACA from the Terriglobia bacterium genome contains:
- a CDS encoding GNAT family N-acetyltransferase; amino-acid sequence: MSLEIRAADYDADRLAIIDLVVRNLAPSYDEATFEWLYLSHPAGVARAWLAFDTVARQCIGLAAAFPRQLHVSGRLHRCWVLGDFCIDAGYRSLGPAMMLQRRCLEEARQCVALSYDFPSQEMLAVYKRMNVQESGRFCRFAKLLSVEGIVARVLPAPAIGRSLSALGNALLSLGATLSRPGRGCEVVAFESRFGEEFTILDHEMHDRFKICGSRSAAELNWRYREHPRKHYEVLVASRGARVLSYLVFRCEGNHAVLEDIFGDPDEGSLRLLLTRLSDGLRRRGIQSIHAYALETGTLSSILGKVGFRRRESVPVVIIAGSRSGICSSAPDARNWFLTPGDRDS
- the asnB gene encoding asparagine synthase (glutamine-hydrolyzing), with translation MNRICGLVSSDLQASQMHALLGEMLRSLPLHPGSGTSLEVQRAEAALGAHQQFEAGATPPAAGSCLLDREGLTIVCSAEIYSINGTRYQEQRPEAEVLAELYRRHRKDCVRRLRGVFAIAIWDWDKKVLLLATDPFAVRTLHYYADREILVFGSRINAILKAPIVPRDIHPDAIYQYIYHSCIPTPNTVYRDIKKLPPGHLLLFSREGSYLERYWRMSYEEERGRDLEYYASGVRDHVLRAVRSQAKYGNNTTGVGSFLSGGTDSSTVSGMLGQVLQKPAPTFSIGFKEHGFNEIEYARIAARHFGTDYHDYFVSPEDTAKIIPELVSAYDEPFGNASAVPAYYCAKLAHDAGIETLLAGDGGDELFGGNTRYATDKVFEVYQTLPHWLRTRCLEPIVLGIPVPERGVLGKARKYMRRSNLPQPMRFFSYNLLYTVDPHEIFADDFLSTLTGDPGLEVAARHYEDVPATSMLNRLLHVDLKITITDNDLRKVTRMCELANVKVRFPMLDLELVEFSGRIPADLKVRGFEKRFIFKEAFKNFLPQEILRKKKHGFGLPVSAWLREDPHLNQLSQDTLLSKSSLQRGYFRPAFLRKLFALHGTDHTNFFGDNIWVFLMLELWHQAQHPD
- a CDS encoding type III PLP-dependent enzyme, translating into MNPPGLAHFLVHKYYGGSNAELRIGGIPVRTIAERYGTPFFLYDRGIIETKFENLRRCLPEGFEIYYSVKANPNQAVLSFFLERGCGLEIASAGEFHQAIIAGASPRRILYAGPSKTEDELEYVLEAGIGEIHVESLREFERISSICVRRGLRARLALRINPGAEAQGGAMRMGGKPAPFGVDEESADLLVDRIFSDPAVDFRGIHLFAGTQILDHEVVLNQYKKALDIAVRIGRRLMRPLSTIDFGGGLGIPYFSHETELDLDALRTGLRELVHDARGNPWLQQTRFVVEPGRFLVGDAGLYVTKVNDIKVSRGKTFLIVDGGMNHHLAASGNLGQTIKRNYPVALINRLTSLPETRVDVVGPLCTPLDVIARDLELPRAEIGDLIGVFQSGAYARTASPLGFLSHPAPPEIWIENGKDRLVRRRGTHADLLTDCIPAPPS
- a CDS encoding polysaccharide deacetylase family protein — encoded protein: MRTKSVLSAVAEFSYQTGLANVFRWVGNFLQLRRDSAARVTFPYVEKRQARNFQIFTYHRLSAHPDPFFPGLPITVFEQQIRYLTRYHRVVELGQLLRDIERGEPIPRNAVALTFDDGYRDNYELAFPILQEYGAPATIFLTTGFLDRHDVLWNDKICFAFKHTSKSGIAFDTGGRTYYPLKTVEDRLRAAQEILWFMRHIPHYEKVERIDQLLSNLGISDFRYLWDTMLSWEHVLSMHRQGIAFGAHTVSHPILSRLALAQAQEEIMGSKTTIELQLGCPVELFAYPAGASQDYTEDLKRLLVDAGFKAAVTTNFGTNTARTDRFELRRNWMLDDPHLSGFAARILWYKFSS
- a CDS encoding acyl carrier protein; protein product: MTTDDYRNAIRSFILSHFPLARQRSILDDDPLLDSGIVDSLGVLELVGYLESKFGLTITDEELLPGNFQSISSLARFVVQKKDGAATLNLKE
- a CDS encoding putative O-glycosylation ligase, exosortase A system-associated; translation: MRDYLVIAFVLACLPVGLYSPYFGLLFYSWISYFYPQWLAWSFARTFPIAYAAGLSLLAGFILNRLPGELSLLRRRENAVQIALLAMFTLSSYFSLYPAMAWDKWEGMVKVILIAMLTSVLITDRARLRTFLLVVALSLGFYGFKGGLFGLSNSGQNIVWGPGSSIIGANNAIGLALNMCLPMLWYLSKGEKRKWLKLGLRLTFLLSIPAIMFTYSRGSTLALGIILLLLILKSRKRFLVLPLAVALGIAAFPYLPQRWLTRQQSTVNYEDDESAVARLMEWKFCWRVATDRPLTGGGFSLYTNATYRKYYPEFLEVYGKRFSSHSIYFGILAEHGFIALALFLMMMAFSFHSLLVISRRVRGQPQLQWLKNYSDMIQLSLIAFLINGAFVDMQYFDLVYQLPAVVASMRFLTRKALEGEAVESAGFVPEVRPALVS
- a CDS encoding acyl-CoA ligase (AMP-forming), exosortase A system-associated, whose product is MLKTSARRFPEKEALVHGDQRLTYLEASKKVARLAHGLREIGTRRGDRVGVYLEASVPQALAILGIWEAGGVLVPVNSVLFPDQLAHIANDCRMKGLITTGAKLSGISRVLASIPSLEFAVLVDSSGESGQLLPVHSFDRLCSAQPPEHGTEASIEKDLAAILYTSGSTGKPKGVMLTHAQIMAGASIVSTYLEISDSDRILAVLPFSFDAGLNQLTTAIQQGATLVLMNFLFAKEIVQVLLKERVTGLAGVPTLWSLIAQPSSALHKHQFPCLRYITNTGGAMPQNVLAVLRKALPTTRIFLMYGLTEAFRSTYLPPEELDRRPTSIGKAIPNTEILVVNEQGQPCKPGEVGELVHRGPTVSLGYWGHPELTDRVLRTHPLLPPELREGEKVCYSGDLVKQDEDGFIYFVGRRDTMIKSSGFRISPTEVEEVLFQSGLVRGAAVIGLPDEVLGQHIKAFVVAKEGSMVDVDALLTFCAERMPRHMIPKVVECLEELPKTTSGKVDYPALRKREGLL